Part of the Alosa alosa isolate M-15738 ecotype Scorff River chromosome 18, AALO_Geno_1.1, whole genome shotgun sequence genome is shown below.
GGCAACGGTTTTGAAGGTGGTGTTCAAGTCATCTGTCCAGCTGTCTAATGTTTGCCTATCTGGGTGCCTTCCCTCCAGGGTGAAACACTCCTCACCTTCTGCATTTTTCTCTTTTGAGTTGCTTTTTGTTTTACCCTTTTCCCCTGCTCCTTCCTCATTACTTTCTTCCTCAATGACTTCAAGCTTGGATTGGCTGAATGAGCGATCTCCTGCCTTTCCGTCATTCGAGAGGCTTGATGTTTTAGGATCACTCAGGCCATCATCCTCATCTTGCATGTCATAGCCGTCCAGGGAATCGATCTCTGTGGCATCCGTGTCATGGGAGAACTCTGCTGTGGTTGCTAATGAACAGTCTGTGATTGACTGATCATTGCCATTTGCTTCAAGCTCAACATCATCTTCTTTCCCTTCGCCATTCAAGGCTGAGTCCTTCTGGTTCGAGCCATTTCTATCCCTCTTCTGCCTTATGCGTTTTGGTTCTGGACTATCCTCAGCTATCTTGAAGCTGTATTTTTTAAGAGGAATGGGCTGGAACACAGACTCATCATCACTTGAGTCACTCTCATCAGCCccaggaggaaggggagagggaggctgGACTCGTATGACGGGCTCTGCAAGGAGGTGCCTGTCATGCTCTTCTTGGAGGTTCACCTCCATCATCTCTGTCTCAGCCTCAGAGGAGGGACAAGATCCTTTCTTTTCTGGTTCAGACTGCTCTCCCTCTgcagaaggaggtggaggaaacTCAATATAGGCAACTCTCTTGTCTTTTGGTCTTTTGAGTACATCTTGGCTTGCTTTCCTAGGCTCTGAAGATGTTGCTGGTTTGGATTCATGGAAAATGAAAGTCTTGCCTTCTTCTTCCTCGGACTCCTCAGGGATGGGACTGGGCATGCCTGCCATGGGGCCGATGACAGACTCTGGTGTTCTGCAGGTAAGGTCATAGCTTACTTCCTCAGATGTAGGAGTCTCTGGGGTGACTGGGCTTTTTCCGGAACTGTCCAAAAAGGTCACCTGTTCTAGAGTGTCATCCTCTGGGCTACCCTGGGGAGAGGGAGGctgcttttgttttacttgGTAAAATGCTCCCCTAGTTTCGTGCACTGTACGACTTTCATGACTGACTATCTTTTTGTATGTGCTCAGCTGCCCTGTGGCAGTTTCCTTCTCATACTGCTTGCCCACTTGGATGCTAACATAAACTGGTAAAGGCTTGATGTCTTTGAAACTCTCTGTAGTTGCAACAGGCGACACCTTTTCCATGTACTCTACTTGATCACTATCAACACCATTGCAAATTACTGTGGCGATTGACTCTGAGGCAGATCCTATGGATGACAAATCACTAGATGATCTGTTTTCATCAGAACTACAGTTCAGTCGGCTTCTAGCTAATGTGGGTATTTGTGAAGTACCCCTATCATGAGCTTTGACTGAATTATCTAACTTTAATGTGCTACTCTGATGATGGTTTACAAAACTAGATGATACCCTAACAGGAATTTGTGATTCCGAGTTTTTTTTTAGACTTCTGTTATACTGATCAGAGTTACTGCTATCTTCTCGTATCACAAGCTCTGTGTAGATAATTTTTTTGGTTGTTTCCTCCTTAGTGGCTATTTCCCCCTCACTCTCATTATGGGCTTTGTGGTGTCCATTGCCATGGCTTTCCCAGGTCttgtaagtttttttttcttcagactCCTGTTCTTTCAAATTGGTGTTGTGGTTAGGGGAGGGACCTTTGGGAAGGGGTTTGTGCCTTTCACCTGACTGATTTTGAGAGTAGGCCTGGGCTCCTCTTACATAATAGTTTTGACCCTTTTTTGGACTACCATCAGGATCATGATCTTTTTTTGGGCTTTGCTCTCGGCTGCCTGAGTCTGCCGATTTTGGGTTATTAGCACCTGCAAAAACCTGATAGGCTGGCTTGCTCTCTGAGAGCTTTCTGATTGTAGAGGGTGATGTTTGCCCAGCCCACTGAGGACCCTTATCTTGTTTTTGAGCCTCAGCTTCAAACTTCATCCTAACAGAACTGACTTTAGAAGTGGAGGGTAGGAATGATTTGGACGTGTCACTCAAACTGCTTGTTGATGACACATCAGCTTGTTTCTGCTTTTCGTCGCCATATTGAAAGAGCGCACGCCTCTCTGGACTACTCGGCAGGCTGGCACATTTTCTGTCATTTGACCCATATCTATCCCTAAATCTGTCCCTGCTCCACTCCTCCCCACTCCCTCCACTCCGGTACACTGATCTCTCAGGGCTGCTTCGGGTGGAGCTCGGCCCTGATCTTGTCTCCCTGGAGTCTGGGCGGCGGGACTTTTTCTCAGGGGATGACAGCTCATCGTTTAGTTTCTCTGTTTTGTCACGAAAAAACTGTGAGACCTCACTTAgtttctcctctgcctctttCACAGTCCTGTCTACCCTGTCCTCGTAGACCTTTTCCCTGTTCTTCACTTGCCTATCTTCTGTGACTCGCATCCATACAGACTGTTTAGGACTACCTGGCTCTGAGGAGTACTGGAGCAGTGTTAATTTGTCATACTGCCCATCTGGGTTGGACCTATCTGAAGAATTCTTTGATGGTTTCAACATGTACTCTCTCATGCAGCCACGGTGGCCTCCTTCCTCATAGACAGACCTGTCAGCCCCCTGCATACGTGACCTATCAATCACTGACTCGTCAGAATCTGAGTGCGAGGAGTCAAATTTGTCAGAGTGGAACATTTTGTCAGCAAATTTGTAAGACTCTCCCCTAACTTCAGATGACTCATCGTCTTGATATTCTACAGAGTGCTGGCTCAGAAGCTTCAAGGTTTTGTAGGAGTCGTCTGCCATTAGCTGAGCCGAACTCGGGCGGCTGTCATCTTCCTGAGACACAGGTGTATTCACTCGGGAAGAGTCCAAATAGCAAGGAAGTGATTCCTCAGGCTCCTCTTCTTCCTGTCCTCTAGTTGGATATTcctttattccactgttgccctGGTAGATGTACATCTCCTTTTCTGGGTGTTTTTTGGTCTCACGTATGATGACGCCAGTTGGCTCTGATTTCCCTTTCTCAATGTGAACCTCAATAATTCTCTCAACTTTGGGCATTCCAGACATGTCCCTATCTGAAGGCCTCGGTGAAGATTCAGCTCTGTGGCCATCACCTCCAGTCTTATGTTCAAACAAACCTGATAATTCCCTGGAGGGATCTCTTCCTGACTGAAAAGCTTTCATGATGTCTCTCACAGACATAGTTTCTTCCAGTCTCTCAGGTGTACCTTCCTTACTGTGAGGCTTGTGGTAGACCATGCGAGTTGTTGTTGTGATATGTGTTTCCTCTTTCACCCTCATGCCCTTGCCCATCATAGAGTCTTCTTCTTGGTTGGCTTTTGCTTGGTAGGCTTTGACTCGATCCTTAATGGATCCTCCAGGAGATCTGGGCTCTACATCGATGCACTGGGCAGGTGGTCGAGACGCTCTTGCTTCCTCCATGGCTGATTCATGAATGTCATCCGGGGGCTCATAGCTCCGTATGACATGGACAACCTCAGTTCGTGTTTCAGTGATGACAGGAGGGATCGGTACATCTTGGAAGAGGGCCTTGGGTCCCATGCCCTCAGCACTCTGTGGGGCAGAAGGTGTCCTCTCACTTCTTGTCTCAAAGCCACTGTCTGAGAGAGGACTTTTGTCCTGGTCGTGAGATATGTCATCTGGGGAgtccaacacagcatcacttcCAAAGAGGGCTTCGGCTAGCTTGCAGAGCTCTTTTTCTGAGGCAGACGGGCGCATGTTGGTAGGCGGCATTCTGAGCTTGTGCTCTTGTACGGCCATGGCAGGTTTAAGCACTCGTTTCTgtttctcctccccctctctcctcacctcctcattTCTTTGTTTGGCTTCTGCAATTTTGGAAAGAGGGCTAGCACCAATATCATTTGAAAGATAGTCCACCACCTTTGCCAGGTTAAAATCCCTTTCAGGTATGTTCTTTGATTTAGCCTGTTGAGCCACTGTCTCATATCGGGGTGGACTTCTCCAGTTATTGTGTTGGCTGTCATCTATCTCGTCCTCATTTTCAATGCTTGGTTTGCGGGGAACTTTGCTGTCTCTAAGCACGTCTTTGGTCAGTATCTCACTGACTTTGACAAGATCCTGCTTAACTTTCTCTACTATTCTGTAAGGCTCCTCATCCTCCATTTTCTCTTTCGGAGAATCAGAACGCAGACCTTTTGTGGCTGAGCTGGTGTCTGTCTGCAAAATGGCCGACATCCTGATCAAGTCCTCTTTCATGTCGGCCACATCCTTCAGTATCTCCTGGCTGGAAGACAGAGGGGACGTGGAGGCAGTGGACTTTAGAGCTGATTGAGACATGAACAGTGGGGTTTTGACTGGTGACAAAGTCCTGGCAAAGGAAGACTGGGACTGTTTGCTGGGTTCAGTGGGGGCCGCCTTTCTAGGGGACAAGAGAGCAGCTGCTGATTTGGACACGTCTGGAAGCTTTTTAAATTGGTGCTGCTCTGGTAAGACGTTAATGACAGAGTATACGGGGACTGTGACTGTACTCGACGTGACAGATGTGGTGGAGGAAGGTGAGGGCCTCATGTTGGCATAGATGGAGTTGGAAGCAGAGGAGCGGAATGACTGATAGGAGGAAGATGGCGTGGAAGACATGGATTTTAGCGTGCCGTAGCCTGAGGCAGAACAGGAGTTGAATGTTTTTTCCACTTCGTCAAGGGCTGCGTTGACACTGGTTGTGGCTGCGTTTGTCGTCGCCTGGATCCGTTCTTGCAGAGTGCTTGACAGGAGAGAGGTTGGGGAGGCAGAGCGATATTTGGTTGGGGACACTGTCCCGTTTATCAGTGCTGCAGTGCTTGGGGCAGCATTTGTCTTCAGGGGCGAGGTGAGAGATGAGAACAGCCCCCTTGAAACCGCAGAGGGGTCAGTACTCGTCCGAACAGAGGAGAGGCCTGGGAcagttttgattggtgaggATGTGATTGGGGCAGTGGAGGTCACCACTTTCTTGTAGGGCAAAGTGGAGCTGTACATGCTCAAGGAAGATTTGGGAGAGGCTGGAGGGGTCATGGCAATGGAGGACCTCTCAAGAAGGGACCCACTAGGTGGCACAGGGGAAGTCCTGGCCTGCAGGGCGGCCAACCCTTTCACAGACACTGGATCGGGGGAGCTTTTCCCAGGGGACGACAGAAGTGTGGGGGAGGACTGGACAGGGTACTGGGCCTGCTGAACCACTGTCTTTATCGGGGAGGAGATGGTTCTATACGAGCGGGCAGGGGAACCTATCTCACTAGAGGACCTAACAGAGGCGGCTGGGGAGCCTCCGATGACTGACTTGATGGGGGACGCCGAGTTGATGGACCAAACCGACTTTAGTGGCGAGGCACAGGGTGTGTTGGAGGAAGAACTGGAGAGGGATCCGAAACCGGATTTGGTCTGGCAAGGCGCATGAACGGGAGTGTTAGATGACCAGGATTGGTAGGATCGCGTTGAAAAGACAGGCTTGTAAGCATAGCCCGGAGTCTGTTGTTGTGGCATTGTTGATGCTTTTTGCTGTGGTGTGTTCTCTCGATCAGCTGTTTCTTGAATAAGCCAAATTAAAAagtaatgaaaataataaaggGCAACGGAAATAAAGAAACGGAAATTATTAAAtgaaagaaacaaagagagaggaaaaacttGTCAGTTGATTAGTTCGAGTAAGACAGAGTAAAACAGAGATAGAGCATCAATCACCTTTTTTTCTGAGAGATGACGATGAAACTCAGTTTTGGAATGATGTGTGCAGTAAACAGTGAGTGAAACAAGGCAAAACAACTGAAATCATACCAAACAGAACATGAAAGACAGGGCGTGTGAATGTAAAAAGGGCAGGGACGCTGATGTTGACAAAGAAAATAATTACCTTATTGACTTTTCGTAAACTTGAAAATCCTAGACATACAACGCATCTAAGACTTCAATGTACCAACAGAGACCTGCTGTATCTATTCAAGTTAGGCTTATAATTTATACCTGTGAGTGGAAATTGCAGTTGCAAAGAGGGAATTTTAAGTACTTTTAAGGTGGCTTAATCTGCCACACACCTTATTCAAAGAAGTTGATTTATCAACCTTTAAAGAAAACTGCAGAATATACAACAAATGTTACAATGTGGTCTTGTGAGAGGGCTTCTATTCATTATGTAACTTGTTTTACCCACTTTTGATGGTCCACCTGACTAAAACTTCAAATCTTAACCACAATTTGAAAAGCCAATAAGAGTTGAGCAACTTGTAAAAATAATGGAGGAAGAAGTATGCAACGTATGTGAAGTAGAAGCTTTATTTCATCCTTCAACATTTGGCAACCAGCAGAGAAATGCAATGAAATGCAAAggacatagaaaaataacaACATTTACAATGCTGGGCAAAATTGACAGACAAGGCTTAAAGAAATACCTCAATAAACCATGCAATGTATGCCATGACAAGACATGCAATGTGACAAGATGACCATGTAAAATGACCATGTGGTATGACATAATATTggcaaatatttaaaaaattaatATTGTAGATCTACAGAATATTAACACAATTACCCCTGAGCACAAGACATAATCACCCATAAATGCAACCTTATGAAACACAATAGTTTTGTGCTCTCATAATGAAAGCTTGTTGAAGTTAATTCCATACAACCTCATAAATAGCATGACTGTTCTGcaaacactgaaataaaaatgtattgcaACTGCTTTAACTGTTCTATAAATACAATTACACAGTTGATCTTTTCTGCTGGCAGAATTAGGTCTaaatgtacatttgtgtgtgtgtgtgtgtgtgtgtgcgtgtgtgttttgtgtgaatgGGTGTTAAGAAGAGGAAATGAGGACTCACTGGAGGCTGGGGGAGACAGATAGCTGTAGCGTTTACGCAAAGCTAGAGAGGCAAAAGCATGGCGCCGCTCTTTGTTTTCATTCTggaaaaacaaccaaacaaaacaaacgacctttaacaaaaaaatatttagaggTATGCAACCTGGATGCCACTTGAACTGTAACTTTACTGACTGCTTTGTGTCTATGTAGCAGTGAAAGAAATGCCTAAATGTCAAATATTCTTAAGACATTAAAATGAGTCAAAGTGTTTCTAACATAATGCATCTACATGTGAAGCACACATATCTCAACGAATCACATCGCAGTAGAATCTCACACTATCCTTCGATTGAGTCGCTCATGCATAAGCTATAAGTTCACCTCCACGGTGAGAGCATCGTTGCTTATTTGTGCTGACTCAGTCACTGACATATTGAGGTAATGCACTTGACCTGGCAGGTGACTGCTCAGCATCTGGCTCGGATCTGGCCCAGACACGGCTATGATATGGGCTCCCTGCCGCACTGCACTCTGGGTAATAGGGTGGCCTGGCCAATAGGAGGCCTGCATGCATTTATGACTCCTTCACCTTGGGTGGGTTGAGTGGTGATGCGGTAGATCAGCTACCCTGCACTCAACAGTATCAATCACTCACTGTATGTCCTTCAATAGAGTAAAGGCATATCGCATGCACTATATCCATCGCAAAGGGAGAAATAGCTATACCATAGCTATATGTTGAATTTATTTTGTGTGAACTGTCTATGATGAAACAAAAATAAGTGGTAAACAGAACAATGAGACACTGTTTGTACTTATATTATCTACTGTCCTACTCGTAATGATATTTGGAGTGGAATCATGGAACAGAAATTATGGGAAACAAGCAAAGAAGCGTATCCAAGGAAAAATGCGAAGGGAAGATTACAGCGATGTAGCTGTCTGTCGCCTCTATTTTCAAGTAGTCTGTATACTACTAATtgaaagcaacacaatgcaattcttttaccttaaaataatggcttTAAACTGATGCTACACTGACTTATAATACAGAGAatgaaatgtctgaaatgaccaATGCGTACCCCGAATGCTTGATATTGCACTAGGTAACATTATTAATGCATCGGGAAGGATCATGGCCCTTTCGTTAGTTTTTTGCCTAACTGGGTACAGTCTTAGCGCTAAATGCAATGCCGTTAAATGCTGACGCCAAGAAGCATAGGCGTCAATCCTTCCATTGTGTTCCTTTAAGGCGACTCTGACTTAAAAGAGAAATCTGGCAAATTTTCACATAGATCATCataggtcaccgagtactgtcggtccAAAAACAAATGACATGGGAGCTCACGGACatacccccagagtgtagcgctgaaGTTGCCTGGCTGCATTAGCTgcctaggtaaaaccgattgtttccattttttccgtaccgacagtactcggtgacctcgagaaatggagatctatgtgaaaactcgccggatttctcctttaaggcgGCATCATTACTCCAGCTGATCAAAACATTTCGAATGGTATCTGCGGAATGCTGCCATTGTATCTATTACACTTTTTTCATAAATGAATGTGTTTTAGTTGTCATTATTGTTTACATTGATTACCTTTCCAGCACAGATAACCTCATATCCAAAAGTCAACAACCCTTTCACTGACTTTCGAAATCTCAGAGGACCTTTCAAATTCACCACAAATGTGATCTCTCAACGTGAAAACTCACAAGACAAATAAGAACTAAAGTAATATCTTTCAACATTAAACAAAACTTGATTCAGGACACTACAAGAAATGTAGGCAATATCTACAGAATGCATATTTGCGTTTTATGCAAAGATAAGGGTTATTTGTCATATTCCTCATAAAATGAAACTTAATGTTTTTACAACTTTATGGATATTCAATTCAATATTAACTTATTCCTTTACTGGCCAATTGTCAACAGTCTATGACCAGCTGAGGAAGCTACAAGAGACTATCattgacaaacaaaacaaacaaacaaaacaagaatGGGTAGACCAGACCCACTGTTATGGTTGGCATGGTTACCCATATTTACCTCATCATCTGGATCAGACTCCATTTCCTGTAGCGTATCCCATGAGGCAttgcaggatggagagaggggagagagggggatgaagatGATGACATGGTGGAGGCAGAAGGTGGCGGGGTAGTGGTTGTAGGGAGAAGCGTCAAAAAAAGGAAGGCAAAGGAAACCAGATGAGAGCAGAGCTGGGAATCTCTCACACAGCAAACGAGGAAAAAACATGACTGAACAAAACAGCTTCTCCAAAATTAAAGGGAGCAGGTTGGGTCAATTTGTGAATGGCAAACTGAGCCATGTCAAATAGGTCcaggtgtgtgttggtatgtgtgtgagcttgtgtgtgttagtctgcaTTAGTGGATAGACAGCATGTGTCTATTTGTAGCCTATGATgaggtatgtttatgtttgtgtgttatgtttgcatgtgtgtgtgtgtgtgtgtgtctgtgccttccTGTAAGATGGCAGTGAGAAGTTGAGGTTGCAtatggccatgtgtgtgtgtgtgtgtgtgtgtgtgtgtgtctgtaccttCCTGTGAGTTGGCAGTGAGAAGTTGAGGTTGCATATGGCCGTGTGGGCCTGGCTCCTGCTGGTCTTGGCCTCGCTGAGGAACGACAGACGGCCACATGGGTCCTGACCCAGATCTCGCACCTGAGGAGCATTCAAAAGCACGTCAACACTTCATATCCTACACACCTCGCACCAATATACAGATAACAAAAAGCACGTCAACACTTCATATCCTACACACCTCGCACCAATATACAGATAACAAAACTCACCTCGCACCAACATACAGATATCAAAACTCAACTCGCACCAATATACAGATAACAAAACTCACCTCGCACCAACATACAGATCTCAAAACTCAACTCGCACCAATATacagaaaacaaaactcacCTCGCACCAACATACAGATATCAAAACTCAACTCGCACCAATATACAGATACCAAAACTCAACTCGCACCAATATACAGATAACAAAAAGCATGTCAACACTTCATATCCTACACACCTCGCACCAATATACAGATAACAAAACTCACCTCGCACCAACATACAGATATCAAAACTCAACTCGCACCAATATACAGATAACAAAAAGCACGTCAACACTTCATATCCTACACACCTCGCACCAATATACAGATAACAAAACTCACCTCGCACCAACATATAGATATCAAAACTCAACTCGCACCAATATACAGATAATAAAACTCAACTTGCACCAATATAAAGATAACAAAAAGCACGTCAACACTTCATATCCTACACACCTCGCACCAATATACAGATAACAAAACTCATCTCGCACCAATATAAAGATAACAAAACTCACCTCGCACCAACATACAGATATTAAAACTCAACTCGCACCAATATACAGATAAAAAAACTCAACTCGCACCAATATACAGCTAACAAAAAGCATGATAAACACTTTATATCCTACACACCTCGCACCAATATACATATATCAAAACTCACCTCGCACCAATATACAGATATCAAAAGTCATCTTGCACCAATATGCAGATAACAAAACACACCTCGCACCAATATACAGATATCAAAACTGACCTCGCACCAATATAGATATCAAAAAGCACGAAAAACACTTTACATCCTACACACCTCGCAccaacatacaaataacaaaaagcACGTCAACACTACCCACAACTCCTCTCACCAACATATAGGCAATGAGACCAGGCCAGTAAAAACACTGTTTTTCAGATCAACAGAACCTTGGTGATTTTTTTcagaaaatatgttttaaagaATGTGTGCAtattaatgtttgtgtgtgtgtgtgtgtatgtgtgtggtgtgcgttcAGTATCACCTTTACATTGAAGGGCAGTCTGTTCTCCTTGAAGGCATAGAAGTTAAAGATGAGCTGCTGCCCACTTTTGGTCAGTGGCGATAGGTTTCCATAGCAATGCACAAAAATGGGCTTGCCCTCCAGAACCTGTCAATCATGTAAAGAACCAATGAAAATCAGACCTAAGAGCCAGGGAAATCTGACATTGCCATTTTACTATAACAGACAAGAATACCTGTCTCATactacaggacacatgattagTACAAAATCAACGACCTATATCTAACTTTTATGATATCAGtcatctcactcactcatgtgCATTTGGCCATTGACTGTTACTGTTTAAATGAATGTTTTTAGTTTTTCCTGAAGtagtttctgtttttttatgaAGTTGTTTGGCAGTAACAAGTCAGTATTTAACATTGAGATGCCCTGTTGGTCACTGACTGTGACACCCGTCTGAAACTCTGCAGtgtgcacatttttgtatgtgtgtatgtgtgtgtatgtgtgtgtacgtgtgtgtgtgcgtgcgttcgtgcgtacgcttgtgtgtgcgtgtgagggaCAAAGGACAAATATAAACTTGTGTATGTGCAGAatgggtgtctgtgtgcttgtaggCATGTGTACATGATGAATAATAAACATCTCATtgactgtgtgcatgtttgcgtgtgtatatgacacagacacatgcctCGATATCTTTACTGCGGGCAACCTCCTCGAAGTTCTCCTGCTGCTCCAGAGTTTTGTCCACCTTGTCGTCGGTCATGCAGAAGCAGCGGAGCCGCGACTCGATGGCATCGTGCGTCTTGGCAAACACCACGAACTTCGCCAGGTACGGAACGCAGATGAGCTCTCGGTACAGCTGTGCGGCAAGGCCAACCGTCTCCGGTACCGGCTGGCAGTCAGCCAACCAGAACCTTCCAAAGACAAGGACagcagagggggaggaggagatgaggagaggtgaggatgaaaggagagaaaaaaataggaaaagagaaacaaggaggggtgtgtgtgtgtgtgtgtgtgtgtgtgtgtgtgtgtgtgtgtgtgtgtgtgtgtgtgtgtgtgtgtgtgtgtgtgtgtgtgtgtgtgtgtgagtgtgtgtgtgtgtgtgtgtgtgtgtgtgtgtgtgtgtgtgtgtgtgtgtgtgtgtgtgtggatgaggatTTGCAGataaggaagaggaggaggaaaggaggggggaTCTGTATTTAAATCACTGATCCATATTGTTTGCTCTTATTTACTGCACAACCCGCATTGCTTCTGTTCAGCACTCAAAAATAAGAGTGCTCTCTCTAGGGGACAGTAAAAGTACTGCGGATGGTTTGGGAATTTGGTTGTGTAACCAAATGGGAAAATATATGTTGATGATAATTCCAAATTAATTATTGGAACGAATTCCAAGTTTTTATGAAAAGGTAGCAACATGGACGTATCAGGCAGTATCACACCATCTCAAGTTTACACTTCAAAATATAGACAGGAACCAAAAACCCGAGACAT
Proteins encoded:
- the ank3a gene encoding ankyrin-3 isoform X1, with product MGNKSGLTPLHLAAQEDQVGVAEVLLNHGAEADVRTKMDYTPLHVACHYGNQKMANFLLENRAKVNAKTKNGYTPLHQAAQQGHTHIINLLLQYGASANQLTLNGNTPLSIARRLGYISVVDTLRGVTDDNLCNVAATEKHKINVPETMNEFLDMSDDEVHRASQRDVASEDSQSGGEEGEDAMTGDTDKYLRPQDLRELGDDSLPQEGYMGFSIGARSASLHSFSSDRSNTLNRSSYARDSMMIEEILAPTKDPLHNVFKDISYMIDPPNKQHLAITRESECLRRYSWTPETVDNANTVSSPIHSGYNSPLPQYDSRFLVSFMVDARGGSMRGSRHDGMRIIIPPRKCQAPTRITCRLAKRHRLAYPPPMVEGEGLVSRLVEMGPAGAQFLGPVIVEIPHFGSMRGKERELIVLRSDNGDTWKEHQYDCRPQELLTLLNGMNEELDSPAELEHKRICRIVTRDFPQYFAVVSRIKQESDYMGPEGGVLSSETVPMVKASFPPGALTKRIRVGLQAQPIPEDLAQSVIGNRASFSPIVTVEPRRRKFHKPITMTIPVPPRVREAAASGRKGDSAPGLRLLCSITGGTSPAQWEDITGTTPLSFVTDCVSFTTNVSARFWLADCQPVPETVGLAAQLYRELICVPYLAKFVVFAKTHDAIESRLRCFCMTDDKVDKTLEQQENFEEVARSKDIEVLEGKPIFVHCYGNLSPLTKSGQQLIFNFYAFKENRLPFNVKVRDLGQDPCGRLSFLSEAKTSRSQAHTAICNLNFSLPTHRKEMESDPDDENENKERRHAFASLALRKRYSYLSPPASKTADRENTPQQKASTMPQQQTPGYAYKPVFSTRSYQSWSSNTPVHAPCQTKSGFGSLSSSSSNTPCASPLKSVWSINSASPIKSVIGGSPAASVRSSSEIGSPARSYRTISSPIKTVVQQAQYPVQSSPTLLSSPGKSSPDPVSVKGLAALQARTSPVPPSGSLLERSSIAMTPPASPKSSLSMYSSTLPYKKVVTSTAPITSSPIKTVPGLSSVRTSTDPSAVSRGLFSSLTSPLKTNAAPSTAALINGTVSPTKYRSASPTSLLSSTLQERIQATTNAATTSVNAALDEVEKTFNSCSASGYGTLKSMSSTPSSSYQSFRSSASNSIYANMRPSPSSTTSVTSSTVTVPVYSVINVLPEQHQFKKLPDVSKSAAALLSPRKAAPTEPSKQSQSSFARTLSPVKTPLFMSQSALKSTASTSPLSSSQEILKDVADMKEDLIRMSAILQTDTSSATKGLRSDSPKEKMEDEEPYRIVEKVKQDLVKVSEILTKDVLRDSKVPRKPSIENEDEIDDSQHNNWRSPPRYETVAQQAKSKNIPERDFNLAKVVDYLSNDIGASPLSKIAEAKQRNEEVRREGEEKQKRVLKPAMAVQEHKLRMPPTNMRPSASEKELCKLAEALFGSDAVLDSPDDISHDQDKSPLSDSGFETRSERTPSAPQSAEGMGPKALFQDVPIPPVITETRTEVVHVIRSYEPPDDIHESAMEEARASRPPAQCIDVEPRSPGGSIKDRVKAYQAKANQEEDSMMGKGMRVKEETHITTTTRMVYHKPHSKEGTPERLEETMSVRDIMKAFQSGRDPSRELSGLFEHKTGGDGHRAESSPRPSDRDMSGMPKVERIIEVHIEKGKSEPTGVIIRETKKHPEKEMYIYQGNSGIKEYPTRGQEEEEPEESLPCYLDSSRVNTPVSQEDDSRPSSAQLMADDSYKTLKLLSQHSVEYQDDESSEVRGESYKFADKMFHSDKFDSSHSDSDESVIDRSRMQGADRSVYEEGGHRGCMREYMLKPSKNSSDRSNPDGQYDKLTLLQYSSEPGSPKQSVWMRVTEDRQVKNREKVYEDRVDRTVKEAEEKLSEVSQFFRDKTEKLNDELSSPEKKSRRPDSRETRSGPSSTRSSPERSVYRSGGSGEEWSRDRFRDRYGSNDRKCASLPSSPERRALFQYGDEKQKQADVSSTSSLSDTSKSFLPSTSKVSSVRMKFEAEAQKQDKGPQWAGQTSPSTIRKLSESKPAYQVFAGANNPKSADSGSREQSPKKDHDPDGSPKKGQNYYVRGAQAYSQNQSGERHKPLPKGPSPNHNTNLKEQESEEKKTYKTWESHGNGHHKAHNESEGEIATKEETTKKIIYTELVIREDSSNSDQYNRSLKKNSESQIPVRVSSSFVNHHQSSTLKLDNSVKAHDRGTSQIPTLARSRLNCSSDENRSSSDLSSIGSASESIATVICNGVDSDQVEYMEKVSPVATTESFKDIKPLPVYVSIQVGKQYEKETATGQLSTYKKIVSHESRTVHETRGAFYQVKQKQPPSPQGSPEDDTLEQVTFLDSSGKSPVTPETPTSEEVSYDLTCRTPESVIGPMAGMPSPIPEESEEEEGKTFIFHESKPATSSEPRKASQDVLKRPKDKRVAYIEFPPPPSAEGEQSEPEKKGSCPSSEAETEMMEVNLQEEHDRHLLAEPVIRVQPPSPLPPGADESDSSDDESVFQPIPLKKYSFKIAEDSPEPKRIRQKRDRNGSNQKDSALNGEGKEDDVELEANGNDQSITDCSLATTAEFSHDTDATEIDSLDGYDMQDEDDGLSDPKTSSLSNDGKAGDRSFSQSKLEVIEEESNEEGAGEKGKTKSNSKEKNAEGEECFTLEGRHPDRQTLDSWTDDLNTTFKTVATKGLEFDPWSTKEGEDDCFDSKGKDEDPKPFGLSVEDKSQATTPDTTPARTPTDESTPTSEPNPFPFHEGKMFEMTRSGAIDMSKRDFVEERLQFFQIGEHTSDAGKPGDTGKVGRSTGLVASQAQAGERAVEGNVEATTASTPSMANPSQPSSGCLDSSPSDIAEIASSCTVTASKVDPKLRTPIKMGITASITIKKDAASAELADVKKEISESLMAEYVSLNSNIVDSQFGSKRSESKPGDRRDLPTENCNNNNNLESSSVQANYIQRGSVVFNLQTSSQPTLQKASRIEAQISKDTVERVEEKASTQRKAETPKESEIRQPKSRLPVKASGFTFQSSTSGKQKPRQVVKPEARKGVTPALVPLEPRSRIPVKDVKANSALVSPVTAQVAPRMIRPKAEKAVVQVVSASKPLPKVSPPGVSGTVSEAVAAAAACRQSDLSEVCRRSIEFFESVSGETLKLAKRLSDEERQRRGQGEQSQSEEDSSRSSSISTSRSSSLSDPSQPSQPSNSAGSTRGAAPSRAKVTRGSGGERKRSRRTGGGKEGRQVAGTRGAPPVAEIKPSPQSPCERTDLRMAIVADHLGLSWTEVARELNFSVDEINHIRVENPNSLTAQSFMLLKKWVSREGKDATTDTLTAVLTKVNRMDIVTLLEGPIFDYGNISGTRSFADDCAVYQDQADGWHSETSSVNVEPPTPGRSLSSDLIDRQENRSAGCPSSTLPQENSSDSVTSSSRGESGRPRQNGERSDSPAQNSKSQRSGKTSGAQGREEGALVSEHKVQLSATDSGSDEEHTVTTRVFRRRIILKGEDAKNIPGESVSEEQFIDEDGNIITRKIIRKVIRRVDTPTPEDQGGEGDDLDLDPYHRSLIEGDMQGGTPLEGEVSKSRKKDERRSGEKKAYS